A portion of the Meiothermus sp. Pnk-1 genome contains these proteins:
- a CDS encoding ATP-binding cassette domain-containing protein: MPRLEAKGRQLPPQALAPQEGEVELPGRVAALTAPPELPPLAVRELVPDAGLRRELGLEGLEDRRPEALSSGQRQRAAVGALLCEEADLYLLDEPLANLDPESREGVLELILRRTAGKALVVVLHGDEALHGRFDRVVELAGPRVLTPGSGHAAGN; the protein is encoded by the coding sequence GTGCCCCGGCTCGAGGCCAAGGGCCGCCAGCTTCCCCCGCAGGCTTTAGCCCCCCAAGAGGGCGAGGTGGAGCTGCCCGGGCGGGTGGCCGCGCTTACTGCCCCTCCCGAACTGCCGCCCCTGGCGGTACGCGAGCTGGTCCCCGACGCCGGGCTCCGCCGGGAGCTGGGGCTGGAGGGCCTGGAAGACCGCCGCCCGGAGGCCCTGTCCTCGGGGCAGCGGCAGAGGGCCGCCGTCGGCGCGCTGCTGTGCGAAGAGGCCGACCTCTACCTCCTGGACGAGCCCCTAGCCAACCTGGACCCCGAGAGCCGCGAGGGGGTGCTCGAGCTGATCCTACGCCGAACCGCGGGAAAGGCCTTGGTCGTGGTGCTGCACGGGGACGAGGCACTGCACGGCCGCTTCGACCGGGTGGTGGAGCTGGCGGGCCCCCGGGTGCTGACTCCCGGTAGCGGCCATGCAGCGGGCAATTAG
- a CDS encoding LacI family DNA-binding transcriptional regulator yields the protein MNTRVSIQDVAQLAGVAVSTVSRVLNGYRDVSEETRAKVQRAVEQLGYRPNQAARTFRTGKTQSVSVLLPMIGTDFYNRLINGIDQGLAQRDYDAGLFPLLSPRRLERYRNPSAPPYNADGLILASLNPDRLFEGGRIPADLPTVLVDIAHSAYDSVTVDHLAGGYLAGRHLLERPAPTFVVMIEERFDTPFASGVFRERLRGFQRALEEGSVELPRDHIITVEFSWDGGRLAAKEILRRLDGPANIFATCDLLAQGLIDEFAHKGIGVGGEVRLVGYDDQPWAEAYGLSTVKQPIESMGGLAARLLLQRLERPTAEVTHRVLSPRLVVRASSRVQGTGG from the coding sequence ATGAACACACGCGTCTCCATCCAGGATGTGGCCCAGCTCGCCGGGGTCGCCGTAAGTACGGTCTCCAGGGTGCTCAACGGCTACCGCGACGTGTCCGAGGAGACCCGGGCCAAAGTGCAGCGCGCCGTTGAGCAGCTTGGCTACCGGCCCAACCAGGCCGCCCGCACCTTCCGCACCGGCAAGACCCAGTCGGTCTCAGTCCTGCTGCCCATGATCGGCACCGACTTCTACAACCGCCTGATCAACGGCATCGACCAGGGGCTCGCCCAGCGCGACTACGACGCCGGGCTCTTCCCCCTGCTGAGCCCGCGCCGCCTCGAGCGCTACCGCAATCCCTCCGCTCCCCCCTACAACGCCGACGGCCTGATCCTGGCCTCGCTCAACCCTGACCGCCTCTTCGAGGGGGGCAGAATCCCCGCCGACCTGCCCACCGTCCTCGTCGACATCGCCCACTCCGCCTACGACAGCGTGACCGTGGACCACCTCGCAGGGGGCTACCTCGCGGGCCGGCACCTCCTCGAGCGCCCCGCCCCGACCTTCGTGGTCATGATCGAGGAGCGCTTCGACACCCCCTTCGCCAGCGGGGTCTTCCGCGAGCGCCTCAGGGGTTTCCAGCGGGCCCTGGAGGAGGGCTCGGTAGAGTTGCCCAGGGATCACATAATCACCGTCGAGTTCAGCTGGGATGGGGGTCGCCTGGCAGCAAAGGAGATCCTTCGCAGGCTCGACGGCCCGGCCAACATCTTCGCCACCTGCGACCTGCTGGCCCAGGGGCTCATTGACGAGTTTGCCCACAAGGGCATCGGGGTCGGGGGTGAGGTACGGCTGGTGGGCTACGACGATCAGCCCTGGGCTGAGGCCTACGGGTTGTCGACCGTGAAGCAGCCCATCGAGTCGATGGGGGGGCTGGCCGCGCGGCTACTGCTGCAACGGCTCGAGCGCCCCACCGCCGAGGTCACCCACCGGGTGCTCAGCCCGCGGTTGGTGGTGCGGGCGTCGTCCAGGGTCCAAGGTACAGGGGGGTGA
- a CDS encoding carbohydrate ABC transporter permease, whose amino-acid sequence MARSLKAVLTHLLLAGGAFLSAMPFLWMLTTALKPESALYQPPLLFPVHFQWENFAKAWQAAPFPRFFLNSAVMTVGIVLAQTLFSAMAGYAFARMRFAGRDLLFFFVLGTMMIPFPVTLIPSFLVVNWLGWIDTYNALIVPRAVSAFAIFLFRQFFLSLPKELEEAALMDGAGRLTIFFRVVLPLSTPVIAASAIFSFLFAWNDFLWPLLVTNSPDMRTVQVGLAMFQGQYGVFWTLLCAAATIVTLPAVLAFLAAQRQFIAGITNTGLKE is encoded by the coding sequence ATGGCTAGGTCTTTGAAGGCCGTGCTGACCCACCTGCTGCTGGCAGGCGGGGCCTTCCTCTCGGCCATGCCCTTCTTGTGGATGCTCACCACCGCGCTCAAGCCGGAGAGCGCCCTGTACCAGCCCCCTCTGCTGTTCCCGGTGCATTTCCAGTGGGAGAACTTCGCCAAAGCCTGGCAGGCCGCGCCCTTCCCCCGCTTCTTCCTCAACAGCGCGGTGATGACGGTGGGGATCGTGTTGGCCCAGACCCTCTTCTCGGCCATGGCCGGCTACGCCTTCGCCCGGATGCGCTTCGCGGGGCGGGATCTGCTGTTTTTCTTCGTGCTGGGCACCATGATGATCCCTTTCCCGGTGACCCTCATCCCCAGCTTCCTGGTGGTGAACTGGCTGGGCTGGATCGACACCTACAACGCCCTCATCGTCCCGCGGGCGGTCTCGGCCTTTGCCATCTTCCTCTTCCGCCAGTTCTTCCTCTCGCTGCCCAAAGAGCTCGAGGAGGCCGCCCTGATGGATGGGGCCGGGCGTCTGACCATCTTCTTCCGCGTCGTGCTGCCCCTGTCCACCCCGGTGATCGCGGCCAGCGCGATCTTCTCCTTCCTCTTCGCCTGGAACGACTTCCTGTGGCCGCTCTTGGTGACCAACTCCCCGGACATGCGCACCGTGCAGGTGGGCCTGGCCATGTTCCAGGGGCAGTACGGGGTGTTCTGGACTTTGCTTTGCGCTGCTGCCACCATCGTCACGCTGCCCGCCGTCCTGGCCTTCCTCGCCGCGCAGCGGCAGTTCATCGCCGGCATCACCAACACCGGCCTCAAGGAGTAG
- a CDS encoding glycoside hydrolase family 13 protein: MQIPDWVKDAIFYQIFPERFKNGDPANDPPGTEPWGRAPTRDNFLGGDLEGVIQGLDYIADLGCNALYLTPIFKAATNHKYDTHDYFQIDPHFGDDATFDRLVAEIKRRGMRLVLDGVFNHCGVGFAPFKDVLEQGERSRYRDWFTPYSFPLQPELPNYATCGGVGYLPRLNTRNPEVEAFVHKVVFYWLERGIDGWRMDVAYEIETPFWQRLRQVVKARYPEAYLVAEEWRDPWPFLQGDTFDGVMHYRLRELLFDFFLKNALAADSFARALTLLRERLPEGSEWGMLTLLGSHDTPRVLTECGGDREAVQLLFTFLLTYPGAPMLYYGDENGMEGGNDPDCRRPMVWEPERWKPEVRAAVRQLLALRRAHPMLRRGAFEIAYAEDRVFAFYRVLGGERALVVLNNTRVPRELALPVSFPEGTRLVEVLGCRTYTVENGRIKFTPMEPRRAWVLLEAGRLGTDLSAT; this comes from the coding sequence GTGCAGATCCCCGACTGGGTTAAGGACGCTATTTTTTACCAGATCTTCCCCGAGCGCTTCAAAAACGGCGACCCCGCCAACGACCCACCCGGCACCGAGCCCTGGGGAAGGGCCCCCACCCGCGACAACTTCCTCGGGGGGGACCTCGAGGGCGTCATCCAGGGCCTCGATTACATCGCCGACTTGGGCTGCAACGCCCTCTACCTGACCCCCATCTTCAAGGCGGCTACCAACCATAAGTACGACACCCACGACTACTTCCAGATTGACCCCCACTTCGGCGACGACGCCACCTTCGACCGGCTGGTGGCCGAGATCAAACGGCGGGGGATGCGGCTGGTGCTGGATGGGGTGTTCAACCACTGCGGCGTGGGCTTCGCGCCCTTCAAGGACGTGCTCGAGCAGGGCGAGCGCTCACGCTACCGCGACTGGTTCACCCCCTACAGCTTCCCCCTCCAGCCCGAGCTGCCCAACTACGCCACCTGCGGCGGGGTGGGCTATTTGCCCCGGCTCAACACCAGGAACCCCGAGGTCGAGGCCTTCGTGCACAAGGTGGTGTTCTACTGGTTGGAGCGCGGCATCGACGGTTGGCGCATGGATGTGGCCTACGAGATCGAGACCCCTTTCTGGCAAAGACTGCGGCAGGTGGTGAAGGCGCGCTACCCCGAAGCCTACCTGGTGGCCGAGGAGTGGCGCGACCCCTGGCCCTTCCTGCAGGGCGACACCTTCGACGGGGTGATGCACTACCGGCTGCGCGAGCTGCTCTTCGACTTCTTTCTCAAGAACGCCCTGGCCGCCGATAGCTTTGCCCGGGCCCTCACCCTGCTGCGCGAGCGGCTGCCCGAGGGTTCGGAGTGGGGAATGCTGACCCTCCTGGGCAGCCACGACACCCCCCGCGTCCTCACCGAGTGCGGCGGCGACCGCGAGGCCGTGCAGCTCCTCTTCACCTTCCTCCTCACCTACCCCGGCGCCCCGATGCTCTACTACGGCGACGAGAACGGGATGGAGGGAGGTAACGACCCCGACTGCCGCCGCCCGATGGTCTGGGAGCCAGAGCGCTGGAAGCCGGAGGTCCGCGCCGCCGTGCGCCAACTGCTGGCCCTGCGCCGGGCGCACCCCATGCTGCGGCGGGGCGCCTTTGAGATAGCCTACGCCGAGGACCGGGTGTTCGCCTTCTACCGGGTGCTGGGCGGGGAACGGGCGCTGGTGGTGCTCAACAATACTCGGGTACCCCGTGAACTTGCTCTACCGGTAAGCTTTCCCGAGGGAACCCGGCTTGTTGAGGTCCTGGGTTGCCGGACGTACACAGTGGAAAACGGCCGTATCAAGTTCACCCCCATGGAGCCCCGCAGGGCGTGGGTGCTGCTCGAGGCCGGGCGCCTGGGTACTGATCTCTCTGCAACCTAA
- a CDS encoding carbohydrate ABC transporter permease, whose translation MTLRRPGRAAGRRARPDWARWGLTLLAGLGAVVMLLPFLWMLSTSLKPASAVLSLPPELLPREPTLEAYREVARSFPIVRVFLNTLLVAAATTLGQLVVSSMSGYAFARFRFAGRDLLFAAYLATLMVPFAVTVTPLFIVVKALGWTNSYWGLVVPALFGAFGTFLMRQFFLALPGELEEAAVLDGASTFTTFARVMLPLSGPALATLGVFSFMASWNSFLWPLLIVNDPRLMTLPLALATLQGLYPGQTQWNLVMAGTVIAVIPMVVVFLLAQRWVVEGVTVSGLKG comes from the coding sequence GTGACGCTGCGGCGCCCCGGGCGGGCGGCGGGGCGGCGCGCCCGGCCGGACTGGGCCCGCTGGGGGCTGACGCTGCTGGCGGGGCTGGGGGCGGTGGTCATGCTGCTGCCCTTCTTGTGGATGCTCTCGACCTCGCTCAAGCCCGCCAGCGCGGTGCTGAGCCTGCCGCCCGAGCTCCTGCCCCGCGAGCCAACCCTCGAGGCCTACCGGGAGGTGGCCCGGAGCTTCCCCATCGTCCGGGTCTTCCTCAACACCCTGCTGGTGGCGGCGGCCACCACGCTGGGCCAGCTCGTGGTGAGCTCGATGTCGGGCTACGCCTTCGCCCGCTTCCGCTTCGCCGGGCGCGACCTGCTCTTCGCGGCCTACCTCGCCACGCTGATGGTGCCCTTCGCGGTGACGGTGACGCCGCTGTTCATCGTGGTCAAGGCCCTGGGCTGGACCAACTCCTACTGGGGGCTGGTGGTCCCCGCCCTCTTCGGCGCCTTCGGCACCTTCTTGATGCGCCAGTTCTTCCTGGCGCTGCCGGGGGAGCTCGAGGAGGCCGCCGTGCTCGACGGGGCCAGCACCTTCACCACCTTCGCCCGGGTGATGCTTCCGCTGTCGGGCCCGGCCCTGGCCACCCTGGGCGTGTTCAGCTTCATGGCCTCCTGGAACAGCTTCCTGTGGCCCTTGCTCATCGTCAACGACCCCCGGCTCATGACCCTGCCGCTGGCCCTGGCCACGCTGCAGGGGCTCTACCCCGGCCAGACCCAGTGGAACCTGGTGATGGCGGGGACGGTGATCGCGGTGATCCCGATGGTAGTGGTCTTCCTCCTCGCCCAGCGCTGGGTGGTGGAGGGCGTGACCGTCTCGGGGCTGAAAGGGTAG
- a CDS encoding carbohydrate ABC transporter permease, translated as MYERGWRRTLTLALFLGPSLLGTALFVMGPILASLGLAFARWDLLTPPEFVGLANFRALWADPEFWRALRHTFGFLLGYIPLVMLCGLGAALALNARIPGRGFFRAVYFLPVVTAWVAVALVWKWLLNPGYGLVNHLLGLAGVAGPAWLFDPGWAMPAVVLTSVWKDIGFVMAILLAGLQNIPREYYEAAAIDGAGGAARLRYVTLPLLAPALYFALTVSLINSFQVFDQVYVMTGGGPAGATTVLVERIVKNAFSYSQMGYAAAMSWFLFALIFLSSWALTRL; from the coding sequence GTGTACGAGCGCGGCTGGCGGCGCACCCTCACCCTGGCCCTCTTCCTGGGGCCGAGCCTGCTGGGGACGGCGCTGTTCGTGATGGGGCCCATCCTGGCCTCGCTGGGCCTGGCCTTCGCCCGCTGGGACCTGCTCACCCCGCCCGAGTTCGTGGGGCTGGCCAACTTCCGCGCCCTGTGGGCCGACCCCGAGTTCTGGCGGGCCCTGCGGCACACCTTCGGCTTCCTGCTGGGCTACATCCCGCTGGTGATGCTGTGCGGCCTGGGGGCGGCCCTGGCGCTCAACGCCCGCATCCCCGGGCGGGGCTTCTTCCGCGCGGTCTACTTCCTGCCGGTAGTGACGGCCTGGGTGGCGGTGGCGCTGGTGTGGAAGTGGCTGCTCAACCCGGGCTACGGCCTGGTCAACCACCTGCTGGGCCTGGCCGGGGTGGCGGGCCCGGCCTGGCTCTTCGACCCGGGCTGGGCCATGCCGGCGGTGGTGCTCACCAGCGTGTGGAAGGACATCGGCTTCGTGATGGCGATCCTGCTGGCGGGGCTGCAGAACATCCCGCGCGAGTACTACGAGGCCGCCGCCATCGACGGGGCGGGCGGGGCGGCGCGGCTGCGCTACGTGACGCTGCCCCTGCTAGCCCCTGCGCTCTACTTCGCCCTCACCGTCAGCCTCATCAACTCCTTCCAGGTATTCGACCAGGTCTACGTCATGACCGGCGGCGGCCCGGCCGGGGCGACGACGGTGCTGGTGGAGCGCATCGTCAAGAACGCCTTCTCCTACAGCCAGATGGGCTACGCGGCGGCGATGTCGTGGTTCCTCTTCGCGCTGATCTTCCTCAGCTCCTGGGCGCTCACCCGCCTGTAG
- a CDS encoding TIM-barrel domain-containing protein, translated as MILHLPNGHDDPYRPLPVERTPRDPEPGERVQVSFRTDPDVAEAWVLFAGERLEAQPLGEGYWTADLGAAVSGRHTYTLATAAGHSAPFCFEVGRWLEADRCLGVRAGPGEVRLELAGEAGARATLALSFPLAGVCRADFRVGDLEPPPLEGLPCTAEEAGGALRVAAEGVEVRLDLATLALEVRGPAGAYRGSARLGWLALEDGRVTRLRCALTPRAGESLYGLGERFTALEAGERYDVRVYEEYKEQGPRTYLPVPFLLSSAGYGLWLAAEEPSHFDLGAGTLTLEKLPAPAATLPLHVIVAEEPYGVTRAFVRLTGPAAVPPKWAFGPWISANTWNSQAKAEAVLRRTLEEGVPATVLVLEAWSDETTFYVFNDAEYTPTDGAGALHAQDFRFGGRWPDPKGLIEECHRHGVRVLLWQIPVLKHAGHPHPQHDADVAYALERGFVIQNADGTPYRNKGWWFTDSHVFDFSNPEACAWWFAKREHLLELGIDGFKTDGGEHLWGRDLRAHDGRRGLELYNAYPNVYVGAYHRFLQERRPGDSLTFSRAGYTGAQRYPAHWAGDENSTWSAFKASILAGLSAGVCGVSIWGWDIGGFSGEIPTAELYLRSAAMAAFCPVMQYHSELHASADDRDRSPWNVAARHGDPRALEVFRRYARLRMRLLDYLHAEAAAALGLPLMRYPALAYPQAHDFLAGDPYAYLFGRDLLVAPVVEKGASSRAVRLPPGEWVYLWSGARFTGGRGLSVPAPLERIPVFVRADSPRLGQLLEAARGWEG; from the coding sequence CGCCGACCTCGGCGCCGCCGTCTCGGGGAGGCACACCTACACCCTGGCCACCGCCGCCGGGCACAGCGCGCCCTTCTGCTTCGAGGTCGGGCGCTGGCTCGAGGCCGACCGCTGCCTCGGCGTGCGCGCCGGGCCCGGCGAGGTCCGGCTCGAGCTCGCGGGCGAGGCGGGGGCCCGCGCCACGCTGGCCCTGAGCTTCCCCCTGGCCGGGGTGTGCCGGGCGGATTTCCGCGTGGGGGACCTCGAGCCGCCCCCCCTGGAGGGCCTGCCCTGCACGGCCGAGGAGGCCGGCGGCGCCCTGCGGGTGGCAGCGGAGGGGGTGGAGGTGCGGCTGGACCTCGCCACGCTGGCCCTGGAGGTGCGCGGGCCGGCCGGGGCTTACCGCGGCTCGGCGCGGCTGGGCTGGCTGGCGCTGGAGGACGGGCGGGTGACCCGGCTGCGCTGCGCCCTCACGCCCAGGGCGGGAGAGAGCCTCTACGGGCTGGGCGAACGCTTTACCGCCCTCGAGGCGGGCGAGCGCTACGACGTGCGGGTCTACGAGGAGTACAAGGAGCAGGGCCCGCGCACCTACCTGCCGGTGCCCTTCCTGCTCTCCTCGGCCGGCTACGGGCTGTGGCTGGCCGCCGAGGAGCCCAGCCACTTCGACCTCGGCGCGGGCACGCTCACGCTCGAGAAGCTCCCCGCCCCCGCCGCGACCCTGCCGCTGCACGTGATCGTGGCCGAGGAGCCCTACGGCGTGACCCGGGCCTTCGTGCGCCTCACCGGCCCTGCGGCGGTGCCGCCGAAGTGGGCCTTCGGCCCGTGGATCTCGGCCAACACCTGGAACTCGCAGGCCAAGGCGGAGGCAGTGCTGCGACGCACGCTCGAGGAGGGGGTCCCCGCGACGGTGCTGGTGCTGGAGGCCTGGAGCGACGAGACCACCTTCTACGTCTTCAACGACGCCGAGTACACCCCTACCGACGGGGCGGGGGCGCTGCACGCGCAGGACTTCCGCTTCGGCGGGCGCTGGCCCGACCCCAAGGGCCTCATCGAGGAGTGCCACCGCCACGGCGTGCGGGTGCTGCTGTGGCAGATCCCGGTGCTCAAGCACGCCGGCCACCCCCACCCCCAGCACGACGCCGATGTGGCCTACGCCCTCGAGCGGGGCTTCGTGATCCAGAACGCCGACGGCACCCCCTACCGCAACAAGGGCTGGTGGTTCACCGACAGCCACGTCTTCGACTTCAGCAACCCCGAGGCCTGTGCGTGGTGGTTCGCCAAGCGCGAGCACCTGCTCGAGCTCGGCATCGACGGCTTCAAGACCGACGGCGGCGAGCACCTGTGGGGCCGCGACCTGCGCGCGCACGACGGGCGGCGCGGCCTGGAGCTCTACAACGCCTACCCCAACGTCTACGTCGGCGCCTACCACCGCTTTCTGCAGGAGCGCCGCCCCGGCGACAGCCTGACCTTCTCCCGCGCCGGCTACACCGGCGCCCAGCGCTACCCCGCCCACTGGGCCGGCGACGAGAACAGCACCTGGAGCGCCTTCAAGGCCTCGATCCTGGCCGGGCTGTCGGCGGGGGTGTGCGGGGTGTCGATCTGGGGCTGGGACATCGGCGGCTTCAGCGGCGAGATCCCCACCGCCGAGCTCTACCTGCGCTCGGCGGCGATGGCGGCCTTCTGCCCCGTGATGCAGTACCACTCCGAGCTGCACGCCTCCGCCGACGACCGCGACCGCAGCCCCTGGAACGTCGCCGCCCGCCACGGCGACCCGCGGGCGCTGGAGGTCTTCCGCCGCTACGCCCGGCTGAGGATGCGCCTGCTCGACTACCTCCACGCCGAGGCCGCTGCGGCGCTGGGGTTGCCCCTGATGCGCTACCCCGCCCTGGCCTACCCCCAGGCCCACGACTTCCTGGCGGGCGACCCCTACGCCTACCTCTTCGGCCGCGACCTGCTGGTGGCGCCGGTGGTGGAGAAGGGGGCCTCGAGCCGGGCGGTGCGGCTGCCGCCGGGGGAGTGGGTCTACCTGTGGTCCGGCGCCCGCTTCACGGGCGGCCGGGGCCTGAGCGTGCCGGCGCCGCTGGAGCGCATCCCGGTCTTCGTCCGGGCCGACAGCCCCCGGCTGGGGCAACTGCTCGAGGCGGCCCGGGGCTGGGAGGGCTAG
- a CDS encoding RsmD family RNA methyltransferase, which produces MKLQILGGTARGVRLEVPASARPSPVRLRKALFDYLRSRYPRRGRFLDLYAGSGAIGLEAASEGFEAVLVEKDPQAVRILRTNALKARLEVRIEPQPVERYLALAARRGERFTVAFMAPPYPHDLLEDFERLLQADLAAPEGIYILQHPTELYLPQGERRVYGANAITIVERQ; this is translated from the coding sequence ATGAAGCTTCAGATTCTCGGCGGAACAGCCCGGGGAGTTCGGCTCGAGGTTCCTGCCTCCGCCCGGCCCTCCCCGGTGCGCCTGCGCAAAGCCCTTTTCGACTACCTCCGCTCGCGCTACCCCCGCAGGGGGCGCTTCCTAGACCTTTACGCCGGGAGCGGAGCCATCGGGCTCGAGGCCGCCTCTGAGGGCTTCGAGGCCGTACTGGTGGAAAAAGATCCCCAAGCGGTGCGGATTCTCCGCACCAACGCCCTCAAGGCCCGCCTCGAGGTCCGCATCGAACCCCAGCCGGTGGAGCGCTACCTTGCGCTGGCGGCCCGCCGCGGCGAGCGGTTTACGGTGGCCTTTATGGCTCCGCCTTATCCCCACGACTTGCTCGAGGATTTTGAACGTTTACTGCAAGCAGACCTGGCTGCTCCCGAAGGTATCTACATCCTGCAACACCCTACCGAACTCTATCTGCCGCAAGGAGAGCGGCGGGTGTACGGAGCCAATGCCATCACGATCGTAGAGAGGCAATAG
- a CDS encoding carbohydrate ABC transporter permease, with protein sequence MNGVRLQQTPSRASRWGRTLGEWPAALFFLLPTVAVLGTFNFYPALYSLYLSLFEWNGLSPTREFVGLANYARLLASGEFWNSLRVTLLYAGGVTLLALALGLGVAVLLNQPIRGQALYRVLYFLPVITPTVASGVVWKYLFDPTQGVVNRGLGGVGITGPSWLSDPSWALVAVVVVGVWKRVGFNMVVYLAALQGIPRTYYEAAQLDGAGPWQQFRHITLPLLAPTTFFLVVTALIDAFQVFDLVYVMTSGGPLGSTDVLGYYLYRQGFRYSELGFASAVAYVMFALIFAVTVIQFRLTRGGQGNG encoded by the coding sequence GTGAACGGGGTTCGCCTCCAGCAAACGCCTTCCAGAGCCTCGCGGTGGGGGCGAACCCTGGGCGAGTGGCCGGCTGCCCTGTTTTTCCTGCTGCCCACGGTGGCGGTGCTGGGTACCTTCAACTTCTACCCAGCCCTCTACTCGCTCTACCTCTCGCTCTTCGAGTGGAACGGCCTCTCCCCGACCCGCGAGTTCGTGGGGCTGGCCAACTACGCGCGGCTGCTGGCTTCTGGGGAGTTCTGGAACTCGCTGCGGGTCACCCTGCTTTACGCGGGCGGGGTGACCCTCTTGGCGCTGGCCCTGGGCCTGGGGGTGGCGGTGCTGCTCAACCAGCCTATTCGGGGGCAGGCCCTCTACCGGGTGCTCTACTTCCTGCCGGTGATCACCCCCACCGTGGCCAGCGGGGTGGTGTGGAAGTACCTTTTCGACCCCACCCAGGGGGTGGTGAACCGGGGCTTGGGTGGGGTAGGAATAACCGGCCCTTCCTGGCTCAGCGACCCCTCCTGGGCCCTGGTGGCGGTGGTCGTGGTGGGGGTGTGGAAGCGGGTGGGCTTCAACATGGTGGTCTACCTGGCGGCCCTGCAGGGCATCCCAAGGACCTACTATGAAGCAGCCCAGCTCGACGGGGCCGGACCCTGGCAGCAGTTCCGCCACATCACCCTCCCCCTGCTCGCCCCCACCACCTTCTTCCTGGTCGTCACCGCCCTCATCGACGCCTTCCAGGTCTTCGACCTGGTCTACGTGATGACCTCGGGCGGGCCGTTGGGGAGCACCGATGTGCTGGGCTACTACCTCTACCGGCAGGGCTTTCGCTACAGCGAGCTGGGCTTCGCCTCGGCGGTAGCCTACGTGATGTTCGCCCTGATCTTCGCCGTGACCGTGATCCAGTTCCGCCTAACCCGGGGAGGTCAGGGGAATGGCTAG
- a CDS encoding glycoside hydrolase family 15 protein, with product MTMHSDLRVILGAQHPSGAFPASPNFSQYPHCWLRDGAFTAHAADLAGAREQARAFHRWVARTLEAHRPHVEALLARAERGEAIPPEHLLPTRFSLEGDWLDDGWPNTQLDGYGQWLWALGQHLAGLGGALPPELATRYLSRFWAEPCYDAWEENPYRLHTSTLASVYGGLEAMGRYFPFALEAARAVREVVLQECVFEGRFVKFIGNPAVDASLLWVSTPFGLVTEDDPRMRATVEEIERCLLREGGLIRYAADTYFGAGAWVLLTACLGWYHARAGDLRRAEELYAWVEARRDGQGLLPEQVAVPSTNPRFLDYWTRQWGAPAHPLLWSHAMQIVLRAELDLRRGALEGA from the coding sequence ATGACGATGCACAGCGACCTGCGGGTCATCCTCGGCGCCCAGCACCCCTCGGGCGCCTTCCCGGCGAGCCCCAATTTCTCGCAGTACCCCCACTGCTGGCTGCGCGACGGGGCCTTCACCGCCCACGCGGCCGACCTGGCCGGCGCCCGCGAGCAGGCCCGGGCCTTCCACCGCTGGGTGGCGCGCACCCTCGAGGCCCACCGCCCCCACGTCGAGGCCCTGCTGGCGCGGGCCGAGCGCGGGGAGGCGATCCCCCCCGAGCACCTGCTGCCCACCCGCTTCAGCCTCGAGGGGGACTGGCTCGACGACGGCTGGCCCAACACCCAACTCGACGGCTACGGGCAGTGGCTGTGGGCGTTGGGGCAGCACCTGGCCGGCCTCGGCGGGGCGCTGCCCCCCGAGCTCGCCACCCGCTACCTCAGCCGCTTCTGGGCCGAGCCCTGCTACGACGCCTGGGAGGAGAACCCCTACCGGCTGCACACCTCGACCCTGGCTTCCGTCTACGGGGGCCTCGAGGCGATGGGGCGCTACTTCCCCTTTGCCCTCGAGGCCGCCCGCGCGGTGCGGGAGGTGGTGCTACAGGAGTGCGTCTTCGAGGGGCGCTTCGTCAAGTTCATCGGCAACCCGGCCGTGGACGCCTCGCTGTTGTGGGTCTCCACCCCCTTCGGCCTGGTGACCGAGGACGACCCCCGGATGCGGGCGACGGTCGAGGAGATCGAGCGCTGCCTGCTGCGGGAGGGCGGCCTCATCCGCTACGCCGCGGACACCTACTTCGGCGCCGGGGCCTGGGTGCTGCTCACCGCCTGTCTGGGCTGGTACCACGCCCGCGCGGGCGACCTGCGGCGCGCGGAGGAGCTCTACGCCTGGGTGGAGGCCCGGCGCGACGGGCAGGGGCTGCTGCCCGAGCAGGTGGCGGTCCCCAGCACCAACCCCCGCTTCCTGGACTACTGGACCCGGCAGTGGGGTGCCCCCGCCCACCCGCTGCTGTGGTCCCACGCCATGCAAATCGTCCTGCGGGCCGAGCTGGACCTGCGGCGGGGAGCGCTCGAGGGCGCCTAG
- a CDS encoding DNA polymerase ligase N-terminal domain-containing protein translates to MGAERKPPLEAYRRKRDFGRTPEPAGEARGAAGPPIFVVQKHAACSLHYDFRLEVDGVLKSWAVPKDKRLAVMVEDHPLGYADFEGVIPAGQYGGGTVLVWDRGTYRNLLAEREPQLSMR, encoded by the coding sequence ATGGGCGCCGAGCGCAAACCCCCGCTCGAGGCCTACCGCCGCAAGCGGGACTTCGGCCGCACCCCCGAGCCGGCCGGCGAGGCACGAGGCGCCGCGGGGCCGCCGATCTTCGTCGTCCAGAAGCACGCTGCCTGCAGCCTGCACTACGACTTCCGCCTCGAGGTGGACGGGGTCTTGAAGTCCTGGGCCGTCCCCAAGGACAAGCGCCTGGCGGTCATGGTCGAGGACCACCCCTTGGGCTACGCCGATTTCGAGGGAGTGATCCCGGCGGGGCAGTACGGCGGGGGCACCGTGCTGGTGTGGGACCGGGGCACCTACCGCAACCTGCTGGCCGAGCGGGAGCCGCAGCTGTCGATGCGGTAG